One segment of Vibrio mimicus DNA contains the following:
- a CDS encoding bifunctional GNAT family N-acetyltransferase/hotdog fold thioesterase: MFKLITPTTDNQLNKYFHFRWQMLREPWRMPIGSERDEYDSMSHHRMIVDSRGYPIAIGRLYITPDCEGQIRYMAVKANRRSKGMGSLILVALESLARQEGAKRLVCNAREDAIPFYAKNGFERRGELTDERGPVRHQQMVKTLDPMANVLRKPEWCTELQDRWGKQIPISDKMGIKIQQYTGYQFQCCAQLNPNLNPHNTLFAGSAFTLATLTGWGMAWLLMRERDLHGDIVLVDSHIRYRHPVVQNPVAATSLDGISGDLDRLESGRKARIVVRVMISSGDVEAIEFIGTYMLIPNYKALVAQKTL, encoded by the coding sequence ATGTTCAAACTTATTACGCCGACCACGGATAACCAACTCAATAAGTATTTCCATTTTCGTTGGCAGATGTTGCGCGAACCGTGGCGGATGCCAATTGGTTCTGAGCGTGATGAATACGATTCGATGAGTCACCACCGGATGATTGTTGATAGCCGTGGTTATCCGATTGCGATTGGGCGACTCTACATTACCCCCGATTGTGAAGGGCAGATCCGCTATATGGCGGTGAAAGCCAATCGTCGCTCCAAGGGCATGGGCTCACTCATCCTCGTGGCGCTCGAATCCTTAGCGCGCCAAGAGGGCGCCAAGCGTTTAGTGTGCAATGCTCGCGAAGATGCGATTCCATTCTATGCCAAGAACGGTTTCGAGCGGCGCGGTGAGTTGACCGATGAGCGTGGCCCAGTGCGACATCAGCAGATGGTGAAAACCCTCGACCCGATGGCGAATGTGCTACGTAAGCCTGAATGGTGTACTGAACTGCAAGATCGTTGGGGAAAACAGATCCCGATCAGCGACAAAATGGGCATCAAAATTCAGCAATATACCGGTTATCAATTTCAGTGTTGCGCACAGCTCAACCCCAATCTCAACCCACATAACACCTTATTTGCTGGTTCGGCGTTTACCCTCGCAACCTTGACCGGTTGGGGCATGGCATGGCTGTTGATGCGTGAGCGCGATCTGCATGGTGATATCGTGTTGGTGGATAGTCATATTCGCTATCGTCACCCTGTGGTGCAAAACCCTGTTGCCGCTACCTCATTAGATGGGATCAGCGGTGATTTGGATCGCTTAGAGTCAGGACGAAAAGCGCGTATTGTGGTGCGAGTTATGATCTCTAGCGGTGATGTGGAAGCGATCGAGTTTATCGGTACTTATATGCTGATCCCCAACTACAAAGCGTTGGTGGCACAAAAAACATTATAG
- a CDS encoding AsmA family protein, producing MRKLLVIGVAGIALLLVLVLAGFGIMHTRYFTPSAQWIVQQLWPETLRFAKIEYLYPFKLRLSGVQIATEPAIELQQMDLWLNPYGLLEQKLEIDSVLIDGANLAHGLPKFTLPDAVHLNQLALHNIDWADQGIIARGVSLQIKQPVWDSPQQLLPYGKIQFSADQITLDGEAFDQVLVDANYQAQDSTVYGFSFSWQQSPITGQAEHYPEGWSLINVTINQLKLNLDQWQDHPLWKKIAPKIHHINSLDLLNSQLTANGVDWENLNLSVEDYFLQQGFWQQQQGYLSLNADSAQWLAAQWVEPNAELTFTPHGIEIEGHTQVWQGDVQLKGKLSETSINLSQLTISGVKWIAERPEDLQPFTQELPTWQNVSIDNLDINNLQIIQTVNRPFWQVSGLNAEGQRLQWVRNGQWGFWQGKLAVTANSASYAGILSTQSVLNMHSEQGVWQLTRAFLPLEHGYIEAQAKWDLSSLSAPWQLSLDTDSLPIGPLQSWFKLPFGLEALADISLTAQGMAGDRSMLAHSLDGKLQLSLRQGLLSLRSANTFITQPFELDGLAANADRGRITIQPTPLKGPSLQAQLSGSTDLLEPEQGQWQLGIQQRWADQCLNLQWDFKQAELVNGECRSAP from the coding sequence ATGAGAAAACTACTGGTCATAGGCGTAGCAGGTATTGCACTACTACTTGTTTTGGTATTAGCGGGGTTTGGTATTATGCACACTCGCTACTTCACCCCCTCTGCACAATGGATTGTCCAGCAGTTGTGGCCTGAAACCCTACGCTTTGCAAAAATTGAGTATCTTTATCCATTCAAATTGCGTTTAAGTGGTGTGCAAATTGCCACCGAGCCAGCCATCGAATTACAGCAGATGGACCTCTGGCTTAATCCTTATGGTCTGCTAGAACAAAAATTAGAGATCGACAGTGTTCTAATCGATGGGGCGAACCTCGCCCATGGTTTACCTAAGTTTACCTTGCCGGATGCGGTGCATCTCAATCAACTCGCGCTGCACAATATTGACTGGGCGGATCAAGGCATTATCGCTCGTGGCGTGAGCTTACAGATCAAACAACCGGTTTGGGATTCACCGCAGCAGTTGTTGCCCTATGGCAAAATCCAATTTTCCGCCGACCAGATCACCTTGGATGGCGAAGCCTTTGATCAAGTGCTAGTGGATGCCAATTATCAAGCACAAGACAGCACTGTGTATGGTTTCTCGTTCAGCTGGCAGCAAAGCCCAATCACGGGACAAGCAGAGCACTACCCTGAAGGCTGGTCACTGATCAATGTCACCATTAACCAGCTCAAGCTCAACCTCGATCAATGGCAAGACCATCCACTGTGGAAAAAAATCGCCCCCAAAATTCATCACATTAATAGCTTAGATCTGCTTAACAGCCAGCTCACAGCCAACGGCGTTGACTGGGAAAACCTCAATCTCTCCGTGGAGGATTACTTCTTACAACAAGGCTTCTGGCAACAGCAGCAAGGCTATCTTTCCCTGAATGCCGATTCCGCCCAGTGGTTAGCCGCACAATGGGTAGAACCCAATGCCGAACTCACCTTTACTCCGCATGGCATTGAAATTGAGGGCCACACTCAAGTGTGGCAAGGCGACGTTCAACTCAAAGGTAAACTGTCCGAAACAAGCATCAATCTTTCCCAGCTCACCATCAGTGGGGTGAAATGGATCGCCGAGCGACCAGAAGATCTGCAACCCTTTACGCAGGAGCTGCCCACTTGGCAGAATGTCAGCATTGATAATCTGGATATCAATAACCTGCAAATCATCCAAACAGTTAACCGACCTTTTTGGCAAGTCTCAGGGCTGAATGCGGAAGGTCAGCGCTTACAGTGGGTAAGGAACGGTCAGTGGGGATTTTGGCAAGGCAAACTCGCGGTGACGGCGAACAGTGCCAGCTATGCCGGTATTCTGAGCACGCAAAGTGTCCTCAACATGCACAGTGAACAGGGAGTGTGGCAACTTACACGCGCCTTCCTACCACTAGAACATGGCTACATCGAAGCGCAAGCAAAATGGGATTTATCGTCACTCAGCGCGCCTTGGCAGCTCTCTCTCGATACCGATTCGCTCCCTATTGGCCCACTGCAATCTTGGTTTAAACTGCCATTTGGTCTTGAAGCGTTGGCCGATATCAGCTTGACTGCACAAGGCATGGCAGGCGATCGCTCTATGTTGGCTCATTCACTGGACGGGAAATTGCAACTGAGTTTACGTCAAGGATTACTCTCGCTGCGTAGTGCTAACACTTTTATCACCCAGCCTTTTGAGCTCGATGGGCTTGCAGCCAATGCTGACCGTGGGCGTATTACCATCCAACCCACTCCACTTAAAGGCCCGAGTCTACAAGCTCAGTTAAGCGGCAGCACTGATCTGCTAGAACCTGAACAAGGCCAATGGCAGCTGGGAATCCAACAGCGCTGGGCCGACCAATGCCTTAACTTACAGTGGGATTTTAAACAAGCTGAGCTAGTGAATGGGGAGTGTCGCAGCGCGCCGTAA